GGACAGAAAATAGTGGCTCTGTTCCAAGAACTCAACCCCTATAAGATCAACTCTGTCAATCTATTTGACAAATGTCACAGTTCAGAGGCGTCAACACTGTCAGGCAACAGTGCTGCATCTTAAGCCACCCCTGACATCTTTATACTTTGCTTCCAAGGAGACAGACTTCCTGGTAACCTCTTAAATTGGTCTGGAGCAATACTTCTTCAGACTTTCGGAaagtttttcaaagttttttctttgaaCACTGGAtgctttttcacttattttcagtCAAGTTTTTGTACCTGACAATTTGTTAGGTCACTTAACACTCACCTATGAAACATTCCAGCGTAATTGTTGCGTCTACAAATAACTCCGAGAATTTCGAAACAGAGCGAATTTAAATGGTATCTTCAGGGATTTTGTTGTTAGCAGCCTGTGGCGAAGATACATAatttgttcctttttcttcactcaCAGCCTTGTGGAATGTCAAAGACAACGCAGTTTAacaaaaatcaaataagattttgctccaacaaggtgattcccaaagaagCATCCGTTAAAAATGGAATAtgtcagcatggtgtgcagtgtatCCCTAAAATAtatgaggaaactggacaagtggaggacaaaagaaaagtatctcaaagtgatgtccttaagaaacgaaaaaaaatcctgacacGGGAGCTGAGATGTGTGTAGCTCTCGATCCATCGACTGTTCACTGAAgactcatcagaaatggtttcCATCGGGTGGTTGTccagaagccattcttaaggagaGGAAACAGTTAGAAAAAGCAAAAGTACGCTTAATGACATAAGAACTGGGTTAAAaatcatcagcagcaggtttTATGGAGTGATTTACCCTCAAGACttttgtaaaatatgaaaaaaaattcagtgaaaaTAAGCATTTGTTAGTGTGTCTACAGAGGGGAAATTAACCCTGGCACCATTGGGTGGCACTATACAACCAAATTTGGTGTGATTAATGCACACCCATGCAAGTGTCACCAGTATCTGACTGGATTCTGTCGAAAATGTCTATATTATAATCTCAATCTATTCCCTATTGCACTGCCAAACCTTTTTCGTcaaaagtctaaaaaaaaaaaaggcatgttAGGCCTTAAAGAACTCTATTTGCAGtagattctgtttttttttttttttttttacagtagatTCAGAAGTAAATCTCTTAGGAAATATGAACAATTTTGGGGGCATCTCTTTGCTTGACCATAGCAGATTATATCACTCGCAGGGGCAGAGGGAATATACAGTGTCGTTGAAATCATGCCAAACCATTGTAGGTTCTATAAAACACTTGTCTGGACATGTTTTAGAACTTGACTATATTGCAAGTAGAAaccccagctgctggttggtAGCGTGAATGTGTTTAGTCACGCACTCAGACTGGAGCACGGTGCTACGCCTGTGATTGGACGGGAGGCGGTTCTATGGCATAGCTGCCAACACCAGCCAATCGAGTTGCGTGTTGTTGGCCGGTAGGCTGGTTTGCCGGTCGGGTTGCAGGTTGGAAAAGGGGAAGCGGCTGGCTGCGTCGGTGGTGCGGAGCAATGAACCCCAGGGACAATGTCGAGACAGGAGAGACGGAAAACCTCCTGGAGATGTTCTGTGTGTCGATTCCCAGTGAAGTGCCGTGCAAAAAGGAGCAGGACGTGCTGTCGGGGGTCGTCAAAAACGTCCACAGGAAACTGCGCAGGAAATACAGAGAGGGTAAGTAGCCTCTTTGGGTTCCTCTGTGTCTCTATGGCCCTGAAACCCACTGGCTAATCCTTGACGTTAGCTTGAAAATACTGAATTAACAATGCCTGCAAAATTCTCCTCCAGAAACACACCTGTAAAGGGAAGTTAATGTGCTCAGTGTTGTTGCCACTGCAAGCTAACGGTCTTGTTTTTAGGTTGGTTAGCTGTTATGGGAGCAGACTGCAATCGACAGCAGCGAGGGCTGCTTTGGGCATGCAGGGCCTTTAAAGCGCTCTAACGTTACATGCATTGAAATTGTTGTTAATGTTTGCGTATGCAAGTCTTTGATAACACGTTTTTATCTATCAGCCATCACAGACTTTAATAGGTTACTAATGAGAGACATTGAAGTAACTTCTCTGTTGACAGTGAATGACTTTCTATTGCCAGTAAGAGATAAGTGTGTGTTGAGAGCAAACACTCATCTCAACTTTTACAACCAGATCACTTTTACTAATGTTGTGTAATGCTGCCAATCTGAGCTGAATAAGTACATCGACACACCTGCGTTCTGTAATTTTATAACAGAGGGCCTCAAAGATCCACTGGTGCAATTTATTCCTATAATGACACTTTGCCCCTAACATCTGTGAATTGACCTCGTATCAGAAATTGATGACATGTTAACCTGCGGGGTCGGATATGATGCATGGTGAGTCATGGTAAGCTGAGGCAGAGGCTGGCCCTTTGCACAGGATTGAGACACAAGCGGTCGAGTCTGAACTTTTGCCAGGATGTTGTCCAAAGATGGTGAATGATATGCTGCCAGGACAGGATGGGTGAGGTGCCACGATTGATATTGATTGAATTGCATTTTATTCAGGGTAACTTGCCCTCATGCAGAAATTCTGAAAGTCTGTTATTTCACCTTCTCACTGTTTTAAAACGCTGGCCTCAATGGGCAGGTACAATCAGATATGTTAAATGGATAGATTACAGAGCCACCCCTcgtttttattatattttgccTCCAACCAGCCACACCTCCTTGAAATCTTTTAAAGAGGCCTTGAGCAATAGTGcgccaggctttctgaaggcctTTGAAAGGTTTCCTTTGGACACTGGCTGCTTTTCCACTCGTTTTCAGTCGTTGTACCCTGGCTTTTTCAGAGGAACGCATTTGtttgttaaaggtagggtaggagatcctggattttgagtccagcgaagctgcattttgaaaatacacaggtaaaaagtcccaacccttttcttcactttccccccgaaggcacgcctctagagtacatgaacgagcacgaaggtgcacgagcgctgttctgacaccaagcatcgatcgttgccgtatttagtatttagtttatgctaactatacgtttaataatgctaggtgctagccaagctggctctagtttagcttcctgccaagcttctggacattcacggagcagggtacgcgcacaggggggaggagggggagggaggagcagattgcagtttgatagacggcatcagtatccaatcattgtgaacggtccgttcacaatgattggatactgtttttcctagattgtacgttctagaggccactaaaacttttcatatttgtgtcaaaacttttaattaattggttgcaatgggggtgtgaagagtatttcaagcaatatgtaaaaaaatgttccagaaaaagatcccctaccccacctttaagccacatgacactgacctatgaatcattacATCATAATATTAAAAAGACACCAAACTCAAGGGGTGAACCAGTGTCATTTCTACACACAAGACAACTTGGCAACAAACTTTTTTTACACCCAGACTGTCACAAGAACCCCCCCGTTTTTATGAGTtgcacagtttgacagacatcaAATTCTATTTTTCCACTGGCAGGGTGACTCATCTTAACTTGgctggacaaaagaagaagtgtcaggcctaaaacaAACTATCGGAGGATGTAcagtctctgaaagtaaagttcCAGTAATGAGAGATGCGTCTGGACCTTCAGGTGATCCATCTAACGCTCGATGAATTCCTCATTAGAAATGGTCTCTTTTAGGGAGGATAATAGGAAGAAAACCCCTGAATGTTGCTTTAACTGTGTttcctgaggaaaaaaaacctccGACGTGGTAACGACCAAATGGGAACTGTGGAAAAACCCTTTTTCGCATGTCGGTGGCGTCGGAGCGTTCAACATCCTCACTGGTCGGTGAAGAGAAGCCACATTTCTCTTTACAGCGCTGACCCAGGGCCTTGATTCACGTCTGAACTCTCGCTTGAAGATTCTTGTTTAAAGCTGCCCGGGCGGAAAGCCGTGCCCTACTACCTGCGTGCACCACTGTTTTACTAACTCCCTTTTATCCTCCTGAGTAAATGCGCAGCCCCGCTGGGGAGCGTGTGAGTGGGAGATGCAAAAAGCCAGGCAAAAGTTTTTATCTTTTAGAAGATAACTGTAAGCTTCTGGGTGATTTTGTAACTGTATCAGATTGTCAGCAAGACAGGATTCGTTTCCGTTTTCTTGTTTAATTTGGTTACGTCTCGCATGAATGCCTGACTGAGTTGGTAAATGTGGCCACATTCTCCACTGTCGCACGATAACTAACGCACACAGAGGTCTGGTTTCGCTGTTGGTTTTGTGCGATCTGCCCAACTTTTCCCACCCTTTTAAATCCCTACACGAAcaccagagtgtttttaaaatAAGCTCGGATTGTCTTTATCTGCCAAATAAATCCCATTCAATCAGAAAATGTTCGGCACAAGAGAGACCAGTTGTTTTGGCCAACTAGAACGGCTGAGAGAGGTCCTCCCGGAGCGGACCTCATGATTGGTTAATAAGTAAAGCATGATCGGGAAGGCTTGGCATTGAATCACAGCGGTCATGCTTTCAGAGCACTGCTTGTTTACCACCACCACTCCTCTTGTTGTCCTTTCATTTCTGCAAATCAGATAGAGTTTTTCCTTCTGGTCATGGGATTTCTCCCCCATCAGCCTTGTTTGCTTATGCCACAGGCTTATGAGCAGCGCTGAAGATTGCATTGATGGGAAGTTTTGTGAACATTATTTTCTCTGCGGGGTGGACACACAAGGTGGATTTTTCTGGGAACAGTGCTGCCTCTGTGTTGGCAGAAACGTGGGAACTTTTCAGGAAGCAGGTTTTCGAAGAAGTTTAATCATGTTTTGACGCTGAAGCGGACAACCAAAGCTGGCAAGTAGGTTGAGAATGAAAGAGTTTCCAGACTAAATGAAGATTTCAGCATGATGTTAAGTGGCTTAAGCTTCCTGATAAAGTCTGAGGTCCTCCAAGTTGTTAAGTCTGcgattaacttttttttttttttgtcagctctgCCCTGATtgtagttttctttttctcagtgGGCGACTTTGACAAGATCTGGCGCGAGCACTGCGAGGATGAGCAGACGCTGAGCGAGTACGCCCTCGCCATGAAGAATCTTGCCGACAGCCACTGGACCAAAAAGTGCGAAGGGGAAGGCCGCATCGAATGGTGTCGCAGGTGCAGCCGGCTTCACGCCTCCTCAAAACAACTTTGATTttaaatctgacaaaatcagaACCCGCCGGATGTGCTTCTGACTCTATTCTAGTTTGTTTACCAGTAAGGTTTGATTAATGTGTTGATTCCACTTCCTCAGCGTCTGTCAAGAGTATTTCTTGGATGGTGGAATGAAAAGAATGTTAGAAAAAGATGAGAAAAGTGCCACTCTAGCCATGGGTCTGACTGCAGGATCTGTAAGTGCCCAAGCACACAGCACCATCCCcaggtgggtttttttttttgtctctatgTTCCTCATAAATGATAAACACTCTGTcaatgttaaaaatgtttttaaatgtacttGTTATTAGAATATAAGCTCGCTAAAGCAAGTCCATATCGTTTTTGCCCTGGTTTAACAGTAAGCTCCTCACTGTGATGTTTCTCGTGGTTTCTGTAACAGTTCGATCGCACAGCTGGGAAAAATCCGCCTTCTCGATGTGGGAAGCTGCTTCAACCCTTTCTTGAAGTTTGATGAGTTCCTCACAGTTGGTATTGACATAGTGCCTGCAGTGGAGGTACGAGTGCTCCTTCGTTGTGCTgacaatgtgtttttttgttttttttttctgttccttGTTTATGCGAATAAGATGCATGATATTTCCTGCCTGGGTGCTGAGTGCTTGCAACACGAAGCCCAAACGACACCAGAAATGACTCATATGGCTGTCAGTGTCTTGGTTAGACGATCTGTgtgcaaaaacaaagcaaattcTGCGTTCTGCAGCAGCAAGTTTCTGAAACCAAATGAATGCAGTGACGGCAGTTAAGGGTTCAGTAGCGCTCATCtgaatttgttgtgatttaatCACCTTTTCAGAGCGTGTACAAGTGCGACTTTCTcaatcttcagctccagcagcCGCTCCAGCTGGCAGGCGACGCAGTAGATGCCTTCCTCCGCCAGCTCCACAACCCCATCGACGCTCTGCCGGCTCAGCTGTTCCACGTGGTGGtcttctctctgctcctctcctaCTTTCCCTCGCCATACCAGCGTTGGATCTGCTGCAAGAAGGCCCACGAGCTGCTGGAGCTGCACGGCCTCCTGCTCATCATCACGCCCGACTCCTCCCACCAAAACCGCCACGCCCTGATGATGCGCAGCTGGCGGGTGGCGGTGGAGTCGCTGGGCTTCAAGCGCTACAAATATGTCAAGTATTCCCACATGCATCTCATCGCCTTCCGCAAGGTGTCTCTGGCCACCACCAGCGATCTGGTGTCGTGTAACTATCCCGAGATGCTCTACATCCCTCAGGACTCGAACGAGGAGGAAGACTATGCTGACATGCAGGCGCAGGTGCGCTCCGAGTTCGAAGATGACCAGCTGGCTTGGGGCTTCACGGAGCTACCGGACACCCCATACGATTCAGATTCTGGGGAGAGCCAGAGCGGCTCCGTGCCTGGCTTTCATGAGCTAGAGGATCCCATTCTGCTTCAGAGTTAGGCTAAACCAGCACccataaaccccccccccccagccttTTCTCTACCCAACTGTCTCCTCCCCCTTCTGCTGCTGCGCTGCCAAATTTTTAACCTGCTGCATTCTTCTCCCTCTTCTCCCCCTCctctcaaagaaaaaaaataatgcagTTTGCACAGTGTGAAAGAGAAGTTTACAGATTATTTTGTCATATCCACACTCTGCAGAGttcacacgcacgcacacacacgcacacacatactaaGATGGATATATTTTGATAAATCGCTAGAACTTTTTTTAAGAGTTGGAATGCGAATGCCCTTCAGATGTCCAGAACTCCCCCGCTCCGTGTTTTTTAAACCCCCGATCTCCCAATCCCGGCTCTCAATAATTACAAGTCAGCTCGTCTACATTCTGCACTCGGTCTCTGTTTGAATAAGCTAGTGTCGCTGGCTGCTCAGTACAAAAGCCAAATACAGCAACAACAAGCAGTCTGGCGAGAGTTTAAATTGCACTGGAGAGACTGAGATGGAATGATTTGACTGGTACGCTTGCTTCTTCTGTAACATTCATGCAGCTAGACTTTCTGAAAATTCTTCATGTGCATTTAGTTTTCCAAGACGAAgacgaccaaaaaaaaaaaaaaatgttgattgtttttgaatatataaatatatatctatatattctTAGTCAAACAGTGGCGTTGTCCAGCGTAAAGTGTGGCAACGCCGTTTTAACTCGACATCCTCCGAATGATTCGGATTGTATCTTTTACAATAAAGTGGTATTTGTAGCATTTTAATCAGAACCATACAGTAGGAGTGTTATTAGGTTTACTAATGTGAAAATGTAACTGTTTACCTGTCGTGTGACGCGGTACGAGTGCAAAATAGGTATCTTTTTAAGCTCTTCTCATCGTCCTTGCCGATAACAAAAACTGTTAGAGTTCCAatagttttctctttttttttttagtacctTTGAAAAAGATGCATCGTGCAACGTTGCAAGTCAGTGGCACAATAAATGTGCTTGATCGCACTTGTCTCTTATAACTCTGAGAAAATACAGTCCCAGGCCCGAGTCTGACCCCAGTGTCTGAAGTTTCCCCCGCGACTGATGGGATTTGCACAAATTTAACCGGTGAAAAGCGAGGACAGATCTGAGGACACATGGggtagtttgtttgttttttagctaAAAATATAGCTGGTGAAATGTTGGCGTGGTTGGTCTGTGAGTGTGAATGAAGGAACGAACTTGTGTTgatgttcgttttttttttttttttttttttgtccgggTCACCTGATTCCAAAGGATGTCTCAGAATGCCGGTGAAGGGCCCACAAAACAATACCGTTCAGTATAAAGGTGCCTTGCTCATATTTATTTTGCCCCTGGATGAAAAGCGGTCATACCATTTTTAATAAGCCGGTATCGATCTTCTTGGGCCAAACCGCACAAAAACTGTCCAGTTCTCCTTTATCGCGTCGAGGGACCTGGGAAAACATTTTGTGGCTGGTGTGttgctgtgtgttttgtttttccattttcatATCAGTTTCAGCTAATGCAGAAAATACAGATAAAAAATATCCAAAAAAAACAATCGCAGTACCACACAATATTCAGGCTTTGAAAGAATGTGTTTTGTGATTTGTCTTCCAGTGTTTCTTTTTGGCAGTTTGCATGATTCGTCACTATCATCTTCAATAATGCAGAACAATGTGTGCTTATAGAATGGTTGCATTTCTCGttttataaatgaatgtaaATGTAAGATTTGTGTTTGTGCGTTTACTTTGGAATATTCTGAACATGGCTGTATGTACAACGTATGGTTTTTATAAAGGTGTTGTGACCAGCAAAAACTGACTGATCAGCCTTTTACTTTCATTCTAAATTAGCCAGGCGGTACGTAATGCATTACACCTGGGCACTTTGTTGGCAAACaacataagttttttttttttttttttggatgtgcTGATTTAAGAAAGAGCAGTTTGTGTTCTCGACAATTGAACTGTCAGCCTGGAGTGCTGTCCTTTCATTTTAAGCACAAAATCCGCACTGCTGACCCCACAGTGACACAAtggctatttaaaaaaaacaatattgcaCCCCAGGTCCCCTTCTAAATCTAGAACTACATCAAGTAGGGGTTGTGCCAGGCCAACTCGGCCAACACTCCCAGGCCACAGAGATTTCTTTGACTAAAGTTTTAATGGAATCCTGTGTAGTCTTAGCTCTCTATCCCAAAAActgttttgaaataaaattttGTCCCTCATAATGAActttca
This genomic interval from Odontesthes bonariensis isolate fOdoBon6 chromosome 7, fOdoBon6.hap1, whole genome shotgun sequence contains the following:
- the samtor gene encoding S-adenosylmethionine sensor upstream of mTORC1 isoform X1: MNPRDNVETGETENLLEMFCVSIPSEVPCKKEQDVLSGVVKNVHRKLRRKYREVGDFDKIWREHCEDEQTLSEYALAMKNLADSHWTKKCEGEGRIEWCRSVCQEYFLDGGMKRMLEKDEKSATLAMGLTAGSVSAQAHSTIPSSIAQLGKIRLLDVGSCFNPFLKFDEFLTVGIDIVPAVESVYKCDFLNLQLQQPLQLAGDAVDAFLRQLHNPIDALPAQLFHVVVFSLLLSYFPSPYQRWICCKKAHELLELHGLLLIITPDSSHQNRHALMMRSWRVAVESLGFKRYKYVKYSHMHLIAFRKVSLATTSDLVSCNYPEMLYIPQDSNEEEDYADMQAQVRSEFEDDQLAWGFTELPDTPYDSDSGESQSGSVPGFHELEDPILLQS
- the samtor gene encoding S-adenosylmethionine sensor upstream of mTORC1 isoform X2, with product MGDFDKIWREHCEDEQTLSEYALAMKNLADSHWTKKCEGEGRIEWCRSVCQEYFLDGGMKRMLEKDEKSATLAMGLTAGSVSAQAHSTIPSSIAQLGKIRLLDVGSCFNPFLKFDEFLTVGIDIVPAVESVYKCDFLNLQLQQPLQLAGDAVDAFLRQLHNPIDALPAQLFHVVVFSLLLSYFPSPYQRWICCKKAHELLELHGLLLIITPDSSHQNRHALMMRSWRVAVESLGFKRYKYVKYSHMHLIAFRKVSLATTSDLVSCNYPEMLYIPQDSNEEEDYADMQAQVRSEFEDDQLAWGFTELPDTPYDSDSGESQSGSVPGFHELEDPILLQS